Proteins from a single region of Synechococcus sp. WH 8109:
- a CDS encoding DUF1830 domain-containing protein: MLKMIECVYHNDTTRMVIVKCIGADHFYREKVVMPTEVFWFQAPEDARLEIWKMSMTGQMLHVRADVSDYAMNEEPATESIWAS, from the coding sequence ATGCTCAAGATGATTGAGTGTGTTTACCACAACGACACCACCAGAATGGTGATCGTGAAATGCATTGGTGCTGATCACTTCTACCGAGAGAAGGTGGTGATGCCCACAGAGGTCTTTTGGTTCCAAGCCCCCGAGGATGCACGACTGGAAATATGGAAGATGTCGATGACAGGGCAGATGCTGCACGTGCGTGCCGACGTGAGCGACTACGCCATGAATGAAGAGCCTGCAACAGAATCCATCTGGGCCAGCTGA
- the urtE gene encoding urea ABC transporter ATP-binding subunit UrtE, translating into MTNLLEIQGLNTFYGESHILRDVDLSVKSGEMVCLIGRNGVGKTTLLKSLIGLLRPRSGTMAFDGAQLDRQAPHQRARAGIGYVPQGREIIPQLTVEENLLLGMEALPGGLARHRHIDPFVYELFPILQEFLPRKGGDLSGGQQQQLAIARALLGKPKLLLLDEPTEGIQPNIVQDIEAAVRRIIANTGIGVLLVEQHLHFVRQADRYYAMQRGGIVASGSTSELSQTVVDQFLSV; encoded by the coding sequence ATGACGAACCTGTTGGAGATCCAAGGCCTCAACACGTTTTACGGTGAAAGTCACATTCTTCGGGATGTTGATCTCAGCGTGAAGTCCGGAGAGATGGTTTGTCTGATCGGCCGCAATGGTGTGGGTAAAACCACCCTGTTGAAATCGCTGATCGGTCTGTTGCGCCCCCGCTCCGGAACCATGGCGTTCGACGGTGCTCAATTGGATCGTCAGGCTCCGCATCAGCGGGCTCGGGCTGGGATTGGTTATGTGCCGCAAGGTCGCGAGATCATCCCCCAGCTCACGGTGGAAGAAAACTTGCTTTTGGGGATGGAGGCGTTGCCGGGTGGATTGGCGCGGCATCGCCACATTGATCCATTCGTGTATGAGCTGTTTCCGATCCTTCAGGAGTTTCTACCGCGTAAGGGCGGTGATCTGAGTGGGGGACAGCAACAACAACTGGCCATCGCCCGTGCGTTGCTTGGCAAGCCAAAGTTGCTGCTGTTGGATGAGCCCACTGAGGGCATTCAGCCCAACATTGTTCAGGACATTGAAGCGGCTGTTCGGCGGATCATCGCCAACACCGGGATCGGGGTTCTGCTGGTGGAACAACATCTCCACTTCGTTCGCCAGGCTGATCGTTACTACGCCATGCAACGTGGCGGCATTGTTGCCAGTGGCTCAACCAGTGAACTCAGTCAGACGGTTGTTGATCAGTTCCTGAGCGTTTAG